In the Gorilla gorilla gorilla isolate KB3781 chromosome 1, NHGRI_mGorGor1-v2.1_pri, whole genome shotgun sequence genome, ACTCGCTTTCCCCTCCCAACCCCCCTCCGCAGGGGGCCTCCCTCCCTTTCCAGCAGGTGGCTTCTCGGGACACCAGCTCAACCTGTTGGACCACAATGGGCGGCGCCAGgggggccctggccctcacccggCCTGACCCGGGATCCCCGCGCACGAGGGGCGGAGTccaggtccctccctccctctttctccctctctccctctccgcGCCGGGCCGTGACTCAGCCTCGGGGCCGCTGCCCTGCGCCCCAGCCAGGGGCGGAAAGTGTGAGGCGCCCCTGAGGGCTCAGGCCAAACCAAacagccccccaccccagacATTATCTCACTGGAGAATTAGGGGGGCTATAGGAAGGAGGAGGTAGCGGCAGGCATGGGGCACTCTGGCTCGAGTAATCCTCTCCGGGTTTTCCTATCGTCCCTGACCCCCTTGGGTCGCGAGGCTGATCACTGCTCCGGGTTTTCTTCTCAGCCCCGCCGGACAGATCCTGGTCCGGAGGGGCCCGGAGCCGGTGGGGTCCAGGCCGGGGTTTTCCCCTTCCTACTCCAGCAGTCTGGGTCGTGCAGGCCTGGTGAAGGGCTGTGCTAGGGGCTAGGCGGCAGTGCCACAAGTGAAATGGAGAGGGGGCTGCTTTGGGGAGGAAGGAGGATAGCCAAGGaaagggggcagggggcagggggcagggagcggggggcggggggcggggggtggtgggaggtgggaacGTGGCCCGGGGAGGGCAGAGCCAGGGCTTCCAGAGGCAATAGAAGGGCGGGCTCCCTGGCACCAGCCTTTGGGTACAGAAACTCGAAAGGTGCCCAGTGCCTCAGGCTTGCCTCGCCCAACTTCCCCCATGTTTGAGGGTCGCGTTCTGCGTCTGGCTGAACATGACTGATCTTTCTGCGGCTAGATTGCCACTCCTCACCTCATTCCCAATGGTCCTGGAACCCGCAGTTAGTTCCTCAGTGACGCCCACCCTCccttgtctctctttttctcctggtGCAAATAGCTCCCCTCCTTACTCAGAAATCGGAGCGGGGAACCCCTACTTGAAATTCCCTCTTACCCCAACCCCTAACCACGCCAAACGACTGAAACAGCGGCGGCAGAGAAACGCTGACTGGGGACCCCGCCCCCTCCCATGAAACCCCTGCTGGGCCCCAGGGGCcggccgcccccgccccgccaccaggcccagactGGAACTGGGAGCTGGAGGGCAAGTGAGGGGCCTGCAGGGGCCGCCTGGGGATAGGGGAGCGTCCCAGATCCGCATGTTAAGACTTAAATTTTTAGGTGACCAACTAGACCTTAAATTTGGGGAGAGTAGCACGAGTTGGACAAATACCCAGAGAAGGAAGTGTTTACCCTAAGAGAGGAATGAAAGCCCCGAGTGGGAGGACTGAATACCTGGGGCTGGGGACAGCGACTCGGAATGACGGCCAGGTGCGCGGACTGGCCGGGCCACGTGCGCCGAAGAGTAGAAGCATAGAAGTTAGATGCTCGCAGAACCTGGGGGAAAGAGGCCTTCAGGTGTTAAGAAAGGCGAGGCTTTGCCTGGGCGGGGTCCTGCGTGAGTGGGTCTGGGGGCCTGTTTCGGAATGTGGGGGGCTGAGCTGCAAGCGGAGCGTCAGTCTGCGCCAGGCGCCCACCTCTTCTCCGCTGCTCCCCCCCATCCTCCGCTGCCTCCGCTTCCCTCGAAAAACCCGCCGCCCAGGAAACCGCTGGGGGCGCTCAGACCGCAGACCCCCcacgccccccgccccccagcgCTCCCACCGCGACCGCCCAACCCACCTGAAGGGGCCGTGGCCGCCAGGGGTACCCCCCTCCCGCCGACTCCCCCTAACACCTGCGGGTGGCACTATTTATAACTCCGCGCCTATTCCGGGCCTCTGGGTTGGAGCCGGCTGCCGCGCAGCGCTAATCGCCGCCGGGATCTCTGCGCCCCCCAAGGCCGGGGGAGGCAAATTTAGCTTCAGGAAGCTCAGGGGAACATTTTCCAAAACTCCACGTCCCAGAGAAGGCGAGGCAACCCCTCTGCACTCTGCCTCCCTCCGATCAGCCACCAGGAGGCGCAGGTCTCTGGCTCCTCGAACCCAGCCAGCTAGGAGGTACGGTCGCTTCTTTGAAGCTGGGGTAGGCGAAGGCCTGAGGGCGAATGATGGAAAGGAACTGAGGCCGAAGAATGGCTGGAGGAACGGGTACGCTCCAAGGCTAGCGAACACTCTACAGTCTGAGAGTAACTGAGAAAGTTGGGTGGGGGGAAATAACTCACATGCAAGACAGATGTAAATAGGATGCAAATAAGAGCCTATGCccatgccgggcgcggtggctctcgcctgtaatctcaacactttgggaggcagaggcgggtggaacacctgaggtcaggagttcgagaccagcctaaccaacatggtgaaaccctgtctctagtaaaaatacaaaaattagccagtcgtggtggcacacgcctgtagtcccagctactcgggaggctgaagcagaattgcctgaacctgggaggcggaggttgcggtgagccgagatcgcgccattgcactccagcctgggcaacaaaagccaaaccccgtctttaaaaaagaaaaaatgcctgTGCCCTTGGGGATGGGTCTGCGCTCTGGCGCTGCCAGTGAAATGATTGCCACACACCCCTTTTTGCTGGCCTCTTGGTGTTGGGAAAACGTGGGacatccccacccacccacccctcccCGCCGCCAGATTATTGCTATGATATCCAGTTTATTGCCTGCCGCTCCTCAGACCCTTGGGCCGTGACCCCTCTCCTCCAACTGTTTCTTGCATGCCAACGAGGGTCCTGTATCCGATGTAATCCGCCGGGAATCCTGGATATCAGGCTTCTCCTCTCGCTGTTGTACTTGAGGGTCACATCCAGCTGGTCCCTCCTGTCTCCATTCCTACTCCACCCATTCCCACACCCCCTGTGACCATTAGAGGGCACCAGGGCACCGAGGGGTAGGTGAGGTTTTAATGGCAAaggccacaattacttttgcaccagcctaacaTCTTGGTACCCTgtctccctcacctccctcctacCTTACTCCACTTGAGTTCCTGAGGGAGTAATTTGGACACTCAAAACCTGAGTTGCCCTAGTTGGGAGAGATACTTGTGGGGGAACAGCCACAGAGTGGGGAGCCATGGGCCAGGAAAGATCTCTTGGCTGTGTGGATTAGGTGAAAGGGCTGCAGCTGAAACCTCCAAATGAGCTGAGAACAGGGAGCttagggctgaggtgggaagtggCATGGAGTGGGTGCAGAAGGGGGCGGTGGTACCCTCCATGCTTTTGTTTGCATGGCCCTGCCTCCAGGCCACTTTGGCCACCATCTCCATGCAAACACCAGCTCAGAAGAGGAAGGCGGGCTCATTAGGAGAAGCCGTGAGTTGGGGATCTGAAAATCTGGGTTCGCTAAATGACTCCTTTACTTCAGTGTGCTGTGTATGTCCTTGGGCGAATCATTTCACCTCTTTGGGCCTATTTCCTTCATGTTAACATGGGATAATTGCTGAAGTGGACTTTTGTAAGGCTCAAAGCACTCTGTATTGTGAAAAGGGCTCTCTGAATGGTATCTGAGGTTTCTTTTATTCTCCTCATCCCTCTCCTCAGTCTTTACACTGTCAAAGCCCTCTTTCCCACTCTGACATTCTGCTTGGGCCACTGGCATTCTCTACCTGTCACTCCCCCTGCTGCTCTCTATTACCCTTCTCACCACAGGCCACAGCCCTGGATTCTGCCTTCCTCTACCCACCACTTCCCCAGTGGTCTCTGCCAGACTTCCCCTCCCCTGGCAAAGGCCCTTGGGCTCAGACCTCAGACTCCAGGATCCACCTCTAGGCACTGCCCCGCTTGGTGGGAGTGAGGcctaagaaaggaaaagaaggcgGTAGGCCAGGGCCTGAGTCAGGGAAGGAAAGGCTGGAGCTGGCCAAGTAGGGTGCAGGCTCTGAGGGGGGAAGAAGGAGCCCCAGATTCATGGGAAGGTAAATTCTGACTACCCCCATCACTGGGACCAGGTGAGAGCCTCTCAACGTACCAGCCAAGAGCACTAAGCTGCATTTTGTGGATGCCTAAAGAGATGcactgaggccgggcacggtggcttatgcttgtaatcccagcactttgggaggccgaggtgggcggatcacttgaagtcaggagttcgagatcagcgtggccaacatggtgaaaccctgtctctactaaaaatatcaaaattggctgggcgcggtggctcacgcctgtaatcctagcactttggaggccaaggcgggcggatcacgaggtcaggagatcaagaccatcctagctaacatggtgaaaccccgtctctactaaaaatacaaaaaattagctgggagtggtggcgggcacctgtatcctagctactcgggaggctgaggcaggagaatggcgtgaacccgggaggcagagcttgcagtgagccgagatcgcgccactgcactccaccctgggtgacagagcgagactccatctcaaaaaaaaaaaaaaaaaaatcgaaattagcaggacatggtggtacgctcctgtaatcccagctactcaggaggctgaggtaggaaaatcgcttcaacccgggagacggaggttgcagtgagctgagattgtaccatcgcactccagcctgggtgacagagtgagaatctgtctcaaaaaaaaaaaaaaaaaaaagacgcatTGACCTGCCAGGGATAAGAAATAAGCTCAAGTTGGAGTACTGTAGAGGCTAGGCTGCTGTAAAAAAGAATGGACAGGCTCTCCATGTACTGATGTGGGATCCTGAATCCTGTCCAAGGTTTATCAAAGGAAAAGAAGCAAAGTGCAGAACAGCGTGGAGAGTATGTTAACTAGGAAGAGTAATATATCCAGAATCCAGCCACCCCTCACTACTGCTATTGCTATAAACCTGGTCCGAGACCACCAACATGTCTGGCCTATATTGTGCCATTACCTCCTAATAGGTCACTCGTATTCTACCTTTGCTCCCCTGAAAtctattctcaacacagcagccagcttgagccttttaaattaaaaaactcaTTTCACACTCAACATTCGGCAATAGTTCctcatttcactcagcataaaagCTCAAATTCTTAGGCCCTCTATGACCTGCCCCCATTCCCACCTCCAGCTCGATTTCCACTTCTTTTTTCTATAGTGCCTATCATCTAATAACATATacatacttaaaaaaatgtttatagtttGTCCTGTCCACCCCCTAAAATGTAAGCTTCACAAGTACAAggatctgttttgttcactgctgtatccaaagaccCACAGTGACATATAATATACACTCAATaactcaatatttgttgaatgaatgaagatgcAGTCTGTGCACAGACTGGAATGTTCTCCAAGAAACTGGTAACCATGGTTGCCTCCAGGGGGAGCGCTAAAGGATTGGGGGATAGACGTGGAGACTTTTAACTattagagttcttttttttttttttataagacgaagtcttgctgtgtcacccaggctggagtgcaatggtgcaatcttggctcactgcaacctccacctcctgggttcaagccattctcctgcctcagcctcccaggtagctgggactacaggcatgcgccaccacgtccggctaatttttttgtatttttagtagagatggggtttcaccatgctggccaggctggtcttgaactcctgacctcaagtgatccacccacctcggccttgtcccaaagtgctgggattacagatgtgagccgccgcgcccggcctttttttttttttttttcagacggagtttcactcttgtcccccaggctggagcacagtggcatgatctcagctcaccacaaactctgcctccgggttcaagtgattctcctgtctcagcctcccaagtagctgggattacaggcactcaccacctcgcccagctgattatttttagtagagatgcagtttcaccatgttggccaggctggtctagaactcctgacctcaggtgatccgcccgcctctgcctcccaaagtgctgggattacaggtgtgagccaccgtacccggcctggCCTAAAGTTCTTTACTCTGGGCATATATCACCTTTACAAAaagaacctagaaaaaaaaaagagttaactaAGAAGAAGGCTGAGGAAGAGCTGGTCCCAGGCAGGGAGGAAGAGGGCACTATCTATAATCTCCAGGCCAGTGCCCCAAGTGACAAAGGGCTGGGGGATGATAACTGGCCCCCAGGAGGGGCCAGAGAATGCTGGATGGGAATCCCAGGGAAATACTGAACAGTCCCAAACAGGCTGGCTCTGAGGTTTGGGGGGCTGTGGGTGGGCACATCAGTAAGCATAAGCACCCCCTGAGCAAGACGATACACGGGTGGTGTATATCTACCACCGGGAGTAACTCATGGAAAATACCAGCTGTGGCTACCAAGAGGAAGTAAAGAGCCAATTCTGCTCAATCTAGCTGTTTATGTCCTGATAGGGCTGTGCCATGATAAGCCTGAGGGACCTGTGTGGCCACACAGGTGTCTTTCTCTTGTAACTTTGTATGTGAGCTGGGAGCTCTTGTAGCTCATGGGGTTCTGCTTCCTTGATGAGCTGGGGACTAGCCTCAGCGCAGTGCTTTCCCCAAGATCCTCAGAGGCAGGAAGCTGCCTGGACCAGGTCTTCTATTTGGGAAAGGGCTGGGTCCTCTGGGTTTCCACACACCCTTGGCCTCACAGATGAAGACCCTACTCAAGCTGGGTCCCCTCCTTACCCACAGATTGAGAGGAACCTGAACTGTCTTCCACCCTCCCCACTCAGGAACCAGTGAGTCAGAAAACCTGGCTTTCAATCTTGGTTCTATTCAGGACAAGCTCCTTCCCTTCCTGGTCTGCACCCTTGCTCCCAGACCGTTCTAGTGCTGACTTTTTCTGATTCCCCTTTAGACACTTATAATCTTGGGCCTCAAGGCCTATGGATTATATTTATaattcagtgattctcaaacaggTATCTTAGGGGGCAGTCCATTCTTGGTACTATGAGGGTATGGTAAGATCAACCATCTGAGCTGGTGGGCTCACTGTGCCAAGCTTGGAGGAGTGCCAGGTCTTGCCACAATCTTACTGgggtcctagccagagcagtccaAGCTCCTGCCCACCAGAGGTCCACCAGAGGCAGGGGTTGGGAATGAAGGAGGCTCAGAGATGAGGCAGGTCTGCTAGATGACACAGCTCAAAGCAGGAGCCACACTTTACTCTTTACTCATTGTTTATGGCCCATCCTTGGTCAAGCACAGCTGGCCTCAGGAGTCTTGATGGCAATTGGGCTGGGGGCTAAAGAAGAGAATGAGAAGCTAAGGCAAGCTCTGCCACAGAAGCTGCAGCTATGCCTCCTGTTTACTCTACCCTGCCCACCTGAGCGATGCCAGCCATGGTgctggtggggagaggaggcagTTCCCTGCTACCATTAATCCAGCAGTTCCTTGATACACCAGCAGCAGAGGAGGATGTAGGCGACTTCCTTCAGGGTCCGCTGGAAGCCCTCCCACCCTGTGCCCATCTTAATGACAGGCACCCGCAGCCCAGTGTCTCGAGGGGCCCCTCTGAGGAAGAAGGGTAGGGTTTGGGCTAGGGGCTGTGTCCGGGGCTGCATGTGGGCAACAGTTCCGAGGAAGGGTGTGGGAGCTGCCTCTAGTGCCTTTTATCAACACTGTCCCCACCCCCTTCAGCCTCATGACTACAGAGACAAAGGATCCAGGGTCTAGCAAAGGGAAGGTTCTAGGCCTGGGAACAGGCTGAGTCAGCCCCTCTAGACAGGGATGGGAGGGTGGGGTTAGTGGGAGGGAGGGCCTGGCCACTCCATCTTTCATCCTCCACAGCTAGGCCAAGGCAGCTTCCCCTCTTCCAGCCCGGGTGGTgccctgcctgattgcccttttCCCAGTGGTTGGCACAACTCCTGCTTTCGCCCTCTGGTGGGCTCCTGCTAAGGCTGACATTGAGAACCATCAGTGAGAGCTCCTTTCCAGCCTGTTCTGCCCTGCCCCTGGGCCCCTTAGAGTGAGCACAGCCAGTCAGAGCTGGCAGCATTTGACCCACTTCTGCTTCTCCCATCCTCTGGAGCAGGAAGACACAGCTAGAGCAACAGGCACAGTGAGAGGCACGGTTTATTGCCAGGTTATACCCTAGGACAgtgtccttccctccctcctaggGTGGGAGGTCATGTGCGGGAGTTCCGCTCCTCTTCTTCGTTCTCCAGTAGATAGGCTGGACGGTATGTGGGGtgtcctcctgggctcaggcacttCAGGGCCGGGTTCCGCACAGTATTCTCCCGACTCCCCAGTGATGTGTATCTGGAGCAGGGAGGGTGGAGGGCAAGCATGTGGTAGGGTGGGCGATCCTATTGGCCCTCCCTATCCCAGCACCCTAAAAACTCCCTTACCCATTCCCTTCCCCTAATACCCTTACCCTCGGTCATACAGGATACAGTATGGGACAAACAGCTGACGCAGAAAATCCCAGATGTCTCTGTAGGTCCAGTCCTGGGAGGTCAGAGTAATAGAATAGTCACAAATGCTCACCTTTCCCACTTCTACCCCTGCTGTCCTGGGAAGGGGCCCATCCATGGCTCTTCTGCTCCCTTGGCCTCTGAGGGAGGGCTTGCTATCTGATTCTCTGTTATAGCTTGCTCTATGtatgcaaagagaaagagaaggacttCATCTTCTCCACTCTCTGCTTTCCATTCTTGAACCACCCTCTACTGCAAGGGTGGAGCTTGAGGACAGGGAGAAACCATgtctgtctattttttttttgagacggagtctggctctgtcgcccaggctggagtgcagtggcgtggtcttggctcactgcaacctctgcctcccgggttcatgccattctcctgcctcagcctcccgagtagctggcactacaggcgcccaccaccatgcccagctaattttttgtatttttagtagagatgggatttcactgtgtagccaggatggtctccatctcctgacttcatgatccgcccgcctcggcctcccaaagtgctgggattacaggcgtgtgccaccatgcccggccctattttttttttttgagacggagtcttgctctgtcacccaggctggagtgcagtggcacgatcttggctcactgcaacctccgcttcccagatttaagcaattctcctgcctcagcctcctgagtagctgggattacaggcatgcgccaccacagccggctaatttttgtatttttttagtagagatggggtttcaccatgttggccaggctggtcttgaaatcctgacctcgtgatatgcccgcctcggcctcccaaagtgctgggatcacaggtgtgtgccaccgtgcccagccctattttttttagacagggcctttactgttgcccaggctggagtgcactggcatgatcatggctcactacagcctcgacttccctggctcaagcaatcttcccgcctcagcctgagtagctgggactataggcattgatcagcccacctcggcctcccaaagtgctggggttacaggtgtgagccactgtgcctggccagaacttcctgtgatgatggaaatgttttgtatCTCTACTGTCTAATATGGTGgtcatttgaaatgtggctagtacaactgaataactgtatttttttgtttgtttgtttggacggagtctcactctgttgctcaggctggagtatagtggtgccatcttggctcactgcaacctctgcctcctgggttcaagtgattctcctacctcagcctcctgagtagttgggattacaggtgcctgccaccacgctccactaatttttgtatttttagtagagactgggtttcatcattttggtcaggctggtctcgatctcctgacctcaggtgatccacctgcctcggcctcccaaagtgcagggattacaggtgtaagccactatgcccggcctgtgtatgtgtgtgtgtgtgtatacatatatatatatacacatatatatatacacacatatatatatacacatatatatatacacacatatatatatacacatatatatatacacacatatatatatacacatatatatatacacacatatatatatacacatatatatacacacatatatatatacacatatatatacacacatatatatatacacatatatatatacacacatatatatatacacacatatatatacacacatatatatacacacatatatatatacacacatatatatacacacatatatatatacacatatatatatacacacatatatatatacacatatatatacacatatatacacatatatatatacacatatatatatacacatatatatacacatatatatatacacacatatatatacacacatatatatacacacatatatatacacacatatatatacacacatatatatacacacatatatatacacacatatatatacacacatatatatacacacatatatatacacacatatatatacacacatatatatacacacatatatatacacatatatatatacacatatatatacacatatatatacacatatatatacacacatatatatacacatatatatacacatatatatacacatatatatacacatatatacacacatatatatacacatatatatatacacacatatatatacacatatatatacacacatatatatatacacatatatatacacacatatatatatacacatatatatatacacacatatatatatacacatatatatatacacacatatatatatatatatatatatatttttttttttttgagacagtcttgttctgtcgcccaggctggagtacagtggtgccatctcagctcactgcaacctccgcctcctgggttcaagcaattctcctgcctcagcctcccgagtaactaggactacaggccaccacgcctggctaattttttgtatttttagtagagacagggtttcgccatgttggccaggctggtctcaaactcctggcctcaagtgatctgcccaccatggcctcccaaagtgctgggattacaggcgtgagccactgcgcccagccagaactgaatttttaattgtacttaattttaaaaattgaggtatCCACATACCGTcaaattcatccttttaaagtatataattcagtggtttttagtcaTATGTATTTCAttctaattaattaaaatttaagtataaataaatgattaatggCTATATTGGACAGCACAAGTCTAAGTCACTATTCTATCCACAGTAGGAAGTGCAATGCCTGCTATTGAATttgggctcaataaatattggtcaaAAGGATGAATGAACAGATAGCACTGCCTCCCTTGGATGATGAGGCCCCTTCATCCAGGTTCCAGGCTCTAGCCTCCCCACTACTGCAGGTGAGCTAGGGTGCAGTGACTGCTGGGGCACGTGAGACTGAAGGTGATAAACCCTCTTCCCCATTACCAGCAGTGGGTTGATGCGCATGAATGCAGGCCAGCCTGGGTCAGTGGGGCTGAAAGGGCAGAGGCTACAGGAGTAGGGGTCAGTCCGGCGGGTGCCCATAAGGACAGCCTCCAGCTGGGGGTGCCGTGCCTGCAGTTCACCCAGGGCCTGCTTCATGCTGCCCTCAGCTTCCAACATCTGCAGATTATACCTTAGGAAGAAACAGAAGTAGGGGTCGGGCGTGGGCTCTGTTAAGCTTCTCTTGGAGCCCAAACCTCCAGGCCCCTAGTACCTCTTGATAGTGTCCTGTAGAAATTGTTCCAGCTCAGGGAAAGGGGAGATGCTGCGGATATACAGGATCTGGAGGGGGTTTGGAACATCAGGTAATTTCCTGCAGAGGGGGAAGAATCCACAGGCTTGTGAGCATGGACAAAGAAATGGCTCCCCTGAAACAGCTCTCTGTTCTCTTTGGCCCCTAGGACAGACTCTCACCCCTTCTCCCTTTTCCTTGTCCTTTCCATCCATTAGACCCACTTCCTCTGGGAAGCCCACTCTGACCTTTCACCTCTCAAATCTAAGCACGCATCCCTGGTTCAGGTATGTAAATCTCTCATCTCCCCAGCAGGACTGTGACCTCCCTGTTGTCAGGGATAGTGGCCTGCACATCCATACACAAGGCCAGGCACATATCATATGCTCAATATGGTGGGAGAATGGAACTGAGAGGTCACCATGACTATCTCCCTCTTGAACTCCACCTGTACACCCCTTCTCCTTGCTTTCTGGGATGTGGAACTGGAGAAACAGATCAGGGGTCTTGTCTCCCGGGGGCAGGCTCACCTCTGCACAGCTGCATGGAAGAGGTGCAGGAGGGCAGTGCAGTCTTTGCCCCCGTTGAAGCCCACACAGAGCTGGGTGAGGCTGTACTGAGCCAGGGCGGTCTCAATGGTCTGTAGGGCACCTGCCACctttttccccaaagaagaccctGCCAAGCAGGCAGGGAAGAGGGCATCAG is a window encoding:
- the LENEP gene encoding lens epithelial cell protein LEP503 — encoded protein: MQPRTQPLAQTLPFFLRGAPRDTGLRVPVIKMGTGWEGFQRTLKEVAYILLCCWCIKELLD